The Nerophis ophidion isolate RoL-2023_Sa linkage group LG09, RoL_Noph_v1.0, whole genome shotgun sequence genome contains a region encoding:
- the si:ch211-223a10.1 gene encoding uncharacterized protein si:ch211-223a10.1, whose amino-acid sequence MHPVPSCSLDDEDIFDFIQTGNIEQCALFIESDKAILREKGWGGFTPLHYAALHGNSALVDLFLSNGADPNMTCDAGQTAFHFACRQGNVYIIHKMMQHGADLRLVDLQGKSALHHAVTGGSIIAVHYLWETEMLRFTDTDMHRVTPLHLAASTSNTDMVQYLLKHQRCAADDVDQQGWTALHVAAERGGVEVCWLLLQKAGCRVLHEKNFNGLTPLDLSRQGKTFRHKQLSKLLSQYMNVPIYHKPKESDALYYWTLFFPGLSGTVILLIAAMMGGYGGLLCSVLFPWLARSIFTQYHRMATYQRLPNPIYLGTLTAGLLHSLLCFYWKITASSQPTGVLVQVSMVHFCLVLALFCKVLSQDPGSLDKTEADPRFSCVADLVENNQSPRRFCPYCELFQPDHTKHCKLCNACIKDYDHHCLFLNRCVGRGNHRLFLFFILSMVSAHLLFIATAASYLHHEMPGSSRGLSWWLTYLGEEFWVTSMVVMNAITLLWEAWLLTEQFDAIAMGTTTYFIHLENVRRRRPLGQRWISVLAFLLEGRRRVVGPCTQHDKAAIDV is encoded by the exons ATGCATCCGGTGCCTTCATGCTCCCTGGATGACGAGGACATATTTGACTTTATACAGACAGGAAATATTGAACAATGTGCGCTCTTCATTGAAAGTGACAAAGCGATCCTCAGGGAGAAAG GCTGGGGCGGTTTTACTCCGCTCCACTACGCTGCCCTGCATGGCAACTCTGCCCTGGTCGACCTTTTCCTCAGCAACGGCGCTGACCCCAACATGACGTGCGACGCGGGACAGACAGCGTTCCACTTTGCATGCAG GCAGGGGAACGTTTACATCATTCATAAAATGATGCAGCACGGAGCTGATCTGCGCCTCGTAGACCTGCAAGGAAAATCGGCTTTGCATCACGCGGTGACTGGAGGCAGCAT caTTGCGGTGCACTATTTGTGGGAGACGGAAATGCTGCGTTTTACGGACACGGACATGCACCGGGTGACGCCCCTCCACCTTGCAGCATCTACAAGCAACACAGATATGGTCCAGTACCTTCTCAAACACCAG CGCTGTGCTGCGGATGACGTGGACCAGCAGGGATGGACGGCTCTCCACGTCGCAGCAGAGCGAGGCGGCGTGGAGGTGTGCTGGTTGCTACTGCAGAAAGCTGGGTGCAGGGTGCTTCATGAGAAAAACTTCAACGGACTGACGCCACTGGACCTCAGCAGGCAGGGGAAAACATTTAG gcaCAAACAGCTCAGCAAACTACTGAGTCAGTACATGAACGTGCCAATCTACCACAAGCCCAAAGAGTCTGATG CTTTgtactactggacgctgtttttcCCCGGCCTGAGCGGAACCGTCATCCTGCTGATAGCGGCCATGATGGGAGGTTACGGCGGTCTCCTTTGCAGCGTACTCTTCCCCTGGCTGGCCAGAAGCATCTTCACACAATACCACCGCATGGCCACCTATCAAAG GTTACCCAACCCCATTTACTTGGGAACACTCACGGCCGGACTGCTTCATTCCCTGCTTTGCTTTTATTGGAAAATAACAGCTA GTTCTCAGCCGACCGGTGTCCTGGTCCAGGTGTCTATGGTCCACTTCTGCCTCGTCCTGGCTTTGTTCTGCAAGGTTCTGAGTCAGGACCCCGGGTCTTTGGATAAAACAGAAGCAGATCCCCGGTTCTCTTGTGTTGCTGACCTGGTGGAGAATAACCAGAGCCCTCGCAGGTTCTGTCCCTACTGTGAG CTGTTCCAGCCCGACCACACCAAGCACTGCAAGCTGTGCAACGCCTGCATTAAAGACTACGACCACCACTGCCTTTTCCTCAACCGCTGCGTCGGCCGGGGTAATCACCgcctcttcctcttcttcatcCTCTCCATGGTGAGCGCCCACCTCCTATTCATCGCCACGGCGGCGAGTTACCTTCACCACGAGATGCCCGGAAGCAGTCGCGGCCTCTCGTGGTGGCTCACCTATCTCGGGGAGGAGTTCTGGGTGACGTCCATGGTGGTCATGAACGCCATCACGCTCCTGTGGGAGGCGTGGCTACTCACCGAGCAGTTTGATGCCATCGCCATGGGAACAACTACTTACTTTATACACTTGGAAAATGTGAGGCGGCGGAGGCCGCTCGGGCAGCGCTGGATTAGTGTGTTGGCGTTTCTGCTGGAAGGACGGCGACGGGTGGTCGGTCCGTGCACACAACACGACAAAGCTGCAATCGACGTTTGA